The genomic interval CATTGCGAGCGCTCACGATGACTCCGGCGGTGCTATCACCATGCCCGCCGAAATATTTCGTTGCGCTGTGTACAACGAGGTCGAAACCGAGCGTGATGGGTTGGACAAGATAGGGCGTGGTGAAGGTGCTATCGACGATGCTCACCGCGCCAACCTCATGAGCGGCGGCGCTGATTGCGGCGAGGTCCGTTACGCGTGTTAACGGATTCGAGATTGTCTCTACGTAGACAACATCTGGCTGCTCTTCCCGGATGATATCCCCAGCCTGGGCGCAACAGAGGTCGCGCAGTTGTACGTCGACACCTACCGGTTTGAAGATGGTGCGCATCAGGCCGATTGTCGGACCATAGAGGTCCTGGGCGGCCAGAATCTTCGCTCCTGGCGCAAGCCCTGCTGTCAGCAAAGCGGCATGAATGGCCGCCATGCCGGAGGCAAACACCACAGCGCCGGCCCCTTTCTCCGCCCGGGCCAGCGTATTCTCAAGCGCCTGGGCGTTAGGATTCCCTTGCCGCGCATAGACATAGGCCTCTTCTCCATTGGAGAGACGACCGGTAAAGGCCTGGTCAAGCGCTTCCGCGTTGGCTTGCAGGTAAGTTGTGCTGGCGTAGATAGGCTGGGTGGTTGGGACTATCGGATTGCTTGCATTGGCAACGCTTTTACCCCCATGCACCAGCAGCGTGTCTAAAGTCCAGGTTGAGTCATCGGATCGTTTCAAAGTACACCTCGCGAAGAGAGCGACACCAGGCTCCTTCCCAGGTCTCCTACTGCCAGCGATGCGCACGCATAGATGCAGGGCAACCAGTAAGGAACGCCGATCATGTCAGGATGTAAATACGAAAAGGCTCCGGCTGCTACCAGCGTCATTTCAATGAGCGTGCCTGTAATAGCCACCACGAGCGCAAGCAACAAACTTTGCCAGCGTCTCCCGCTGAGCAGCCAGAAGTTGAGAAAGATGAGAATGAGCAATCCTGCTTTGGCAATCGAGTCGAGCATACTCGCTCCCACCAGCTGTGCGAGCAACAACCACGATAATTCGCCAATGCTGATTGTGAGCCTGCGTGGAGGGCGAATATTGCCGATCAGCGGATCGACCAGCGGGTGAGAATAGCCGATGGCGACGACAGCAGCGCCAAAGAGGAGCGGCACCCACCATGCCATTCCGAACAGAACAGGCATACTATAACGCTCGACATGGCTGTACACGTCGATGGCATCGAGGCCCGTACCGAACACCGCGCCCAGTAGGAAGAGCGACGTTATTACCCATCCCGAATGCTTCATATAGCCATAACCAATTCACAACTAAGGCGTGCAGAGCCGGTTAAGATAGCGGAGCGCATCCAACAGTTCCTCAATTGATGGTAAGCTGGCTTCATCATCGGCTATCCATTGTTGATAGAGCGCGCTGTATCGGTCGGCCAGGACGATGCTGGGTCGAATGGTCTCCGCTTTGCCTTCCCAGAAGGTATAACGGGAGATAACTTCCCCTGCCGGGTCGGCAAGAAGCGCGAAAGGCAGCTTCAAATCTTCCTGGGTTTGCAGGTTGGTAATGACCGTATCGGGTGAAATTGCCAGGATTGAGCAATCCTCCTCACGAAACTCCGCATAATGCTGCGCGAATGCCCGTAGCAGGCCGCGCGTTTCTCCTGTGGTCGAGCTTCTTGTAATCAACAGCACCAGGTGCTCGCGTTGTTTGTAATCCCACGGACTATGCGGCATGCCATCCGCGCCCGGCAGGGTGAAAGCAGGGATGATCTGTCCCACTTCGATCAGTGGCTGGTTCGTATTCGACATAGATAAAATCCTCATCATGTCAGCAAGAACTGGATTTTCGGATGTGTCCTCATGTAGCATTGTACATCATGGGGGATAGGGGATGCGTTCTCAATAGCATGGAAAGCAGCAAAAATAACTGGTGATTACTCATGATGTGACGGGGGATTCTTCGCTGCGCTCAGAATGACACCCCTGGGTGTATCATGGTCTGGGCGTGTCATAGCCAGGCATGCCATGGTCTGGGCGTGTCATTCTGAGCGCAGCGAAGAATCCCCCGCGCAGTTGTCCCGCTGTCCCGCCTTGCATCACCTGGCTCATTTATGGATAACCATCAGAGAAATAACGCTTGTATTTTGTTTAAACACCATGTAATCTTGAAGGAAAGAGTCATAATTTAAATGAAGAGAGAAGGATGTTCATGCGCCGTACAATCTCCGCTGCAATGGCAGGATTGGTCCTGATTCTGCTGGTAGTAGTAGGCAGCCTATTTGCCTCTAAGCAGAGTGCTGCTCAACAGTCAGTATACCCACCACCGCCGCGATCAAATAACCATGGTTTTGGGTTTCCAGCGCTTACTCCGCATATTAATCTATCAAAACCCAATCTGCCCACATTTACTGCGCAAGACGTCGAACAATATGTTTCACAGACTGGCTCTCCGGTTGGGCCTCTTGTCAAGGGGGCGCATTTAACTTTCATCAAGATTCTTTTTGTCACCTCAAGCCAGGCCAGTGATATCATGGGAGGGGAATATATTGGCTTGCCTGCCAACGCTCCTGTTTGCTATGTAGTGATCCATGGCCCATTCTTGGGAACAAACTTACATCTTTCTCCTTCAGCACATATTAAGCAGCCGCCTGTGGTAGATACGACTGAGATAGTTCTTGACGGTCGTACCGGAAACTTGCTTGTATGGGGAGCACCTGCTACGGGATACCCGTAGATATCCTCATGAATTAGCAAGTAGCCCTGGATTTCCAGGGCTGTTTTTTATGGGCAAAGTACTACGCGTTCAGGTATCACAAACAACATCGCTTGCAATCAAGGCCCACAAAGTCGCATAATTAAGGCAGTCAAAAAATATATCGTTGTGGAGGTGTAGAACTTTATGGAAGGTACAATGATGGCGGCCCTCAAAGCGGAGGCGGCGCCTGGAGCAACGGTTGCCCTGGTTGACATTCCTCGTATCGGCCCGCGTGATGTGCTGGTGAAGGTGAAAGCAGCCTCTATCTGTGGCACAGACATGCATATCTATGAGTGGGATGCGTGGGCGCAGAGCCGCATGACTACCCCTCGTATCTTTGGTCACGAGTTTGCCGGTGAGATCGTCGAGGTCGGCGACGAGGTAACGCAGCTCGTTCCCGGCGATTTTGTCGCGGCGGAAACCCATATTACCTGCGGGCACTGTTATCAATGTCGCACCGGTCAGGCACATGTCTGCCAGAATGTGCAGATTATCGGCGTAGACCGCGATGGCGCGTTTGCCCAGTATATCGCTATTCCCGAAAGCGTGGCCTGGAAAACCGGCAAAGAGATCGATCACAAGGTCGCCTCTATTCAAGAACCATTCGGTAATGCCGTGCATGCCACATTCGCGGGCGAAATTGCCGATCAGACCGTGGCAGTAATCGGCTGTGGCCCCATTGGCCTGTGGGCCGTTGGGTTATCCCGCGTCTCAGGCTCCAGCACCATCTTTGCTATAGAACCGAATCACAAGCGCCTGGAAATCGCCATGAAGATGGGCGCGGACTATGTCATCAATCCCCGCGAAGTCGATCCGGTGCAGAAAGTGCTGGATGTTACTGGCGGGTTGGGCGTCGATGTCGTGCTGGAGATGTCCGGCAACCCATTGGCAATCCGGCAGGGCTTCAAGATGCTGCGCAGCGGCGGGCGTGTCTCTCTGCTTGGCATTCCCTCGCGCATGGTCGAACTGGATCTCGCGAACGATATCATCTTCAAGGGCGCGACCGTGCTGGGCATCTCCGGGCGGCGCATCTTCGATACCTGGTATCGCACGCGCAGAATTCTCGAAGGCGGTCAACTCGACCTCAAGCAGGTCATTACGCATACACTCCCGTTTGAGCAGATTCACGAGGCCATGGAGATCATGAAATCTGGCGACTGCGGCAAAATAGTGCTGACTTTTGACTGATCTAGCAGTGTAATTCATGTGAGGGCGCGATTTGTTGCGCCCTCCGTTCAAGGAGGAAGCATGGACAAACTACAGCAATATTTAAAGGGCGAATTGGACGGGCTGCGCGCGAAGGGCGTCTTCAGCCTGCCACGCGAATTGGAGACGGAACAGAAGGCCACCGTTATCATCGATGGGCACGAGGTCATCACCCTTTCCTCGAACAACTATCTTGGCCTGACCGTCCATCCACGTCTGAAAGAACTTGCGATTGCGGCGATTGAGCGCTATGGCGTCGGCTCAGGCTCGGTTCGTACCATCGCCGGCACTATGTCGCTGCACAACGAGTTGGAAGAGAAACTGGCGCGTTTTAAGCATACTGAGGCCTCACTCACCTTCCAGTCCGGCTATGCCACTAACCTGGGTGTGATCTCGGCGCTGATGCAGGAAGGCGATATGATTATCAGCGACGAGCTGAATCATGCCAGCATCATCGACGGTATTCGCCTGTGCAAAGCGCCGCGCAAAGTGTATCCACATAAGGACATGGCTGGTCTGCGCCGCGCGCTAGAAGAGTCCAAAGGTGCTAACAAGGTGATGGTCGTTACTGATGGCGTCTTCAGCATGGATGGCGACATCGCCCCGCTGCCGGAGATTGTCGAACTGGCCGAGGAGTATGGCGCTTTCGTGATGGTGGACGATGCTCACTCCAGCGGCGTGCTGGGCAAGAATGGGCGCGGCAGCGTCAACCATTTCGGACTGGACGGCCGAGTCGCCTTGCAGGTAGGTACGCTTTCCAAGGCCATCGGTGCGCTCGGTGGTTATGTAGCCTGTAGCAAAGACGCGCGCGATTTCCTCTTGCAGCGTGCCAGACCGGTTCTCTTCAGCACTTCTCATCCGCCCTCTGTGGTAGCAACCTGCATCGGGGCTATTGATATTCTTGAGGAGGACAACAGCCTGGTCGAGCGCCTATGGGAGAACACCGCTTTCTTCAAGCGCGGCCTGGAACAGCTCGGCTTCAATACCGGGCGCAGCGAGACCCCCATCACGCCCGTTATCGTTGGTGAAGGCGCCCTGGCAATGCAATTCAGCCGGCGTCTCTTCGAAGAAGGCGTGTTCGCGCAGGGTATCGTCTATCCCACCGTTCCCGCCGACAAGTGCCGCGTCCGCACCATCGTTACGGCGTTGCATACCCGCGATGAACTGACGAAGGCACTCGATATCTTCGAGAAGGTGGGGAAAGAGCTGAAGATCATCTAAAAAATGGAAATACCCACAAATGCCCGCGGGCATTTGTGGGTATTTCCATTTTTTAGATGATCTTCGATAAAATCAGTGCCTCAATCGCTTGCGCAACGCCTTCCTCGGCATTGCTGGCGGTAACGTAATCGGCCTGTTTTTTAACCTCTTCGTGCGCGTTGCCCATCGCAATACCCAATCCGGCGAATTGCAGCATGCCGATATCGTTATGATTATCTCCGAAAGCCACAATCTCCTCGGGCGGAATATGCAAATCTGCCGCGATCACTTTCAAAGCGTTACCTTTTGATACGGATGGATGCAGGAATTCTATCAGGTCGAACGAGGATTGCGTGACATAGAGCTTGCCCTCGAAGAGCCTTTCAAGCTCTGGCCGCTTGCCCCGTATCTTGCTCTCTTCTCCAACGCCTACCAGTTTGACGCACTGCAATGGGTAAAGGCTGGCCACGTCCTCAACCTCAATGGCCGGTGGTACCGGCGGGCGATACCAGTTGCGGGCGCGCGGAGTATTTTTATCGACATAGACGCGATGAATGGTGTGATAGGCCCGGTAGAAGCCGAGGCCGCGCAGCGTGTCGAGGACGGGCAGAATATATTCGGTGGGGAAAGGCTTTTCGTGATAAATGTTGCCCTGCAAATCGGCAATCACGGCCCCATTTTCAATGATCTGCGGCCCTTGCAGTGGCAGTTCCCCACAGACGCTCCGTAAGACGGCCAGATTCTGTCCCGTGGCAATCACTATGGTAATGCCTGCTTCAGCAGCGCGGAAGAGCGCCTGGCGGGTGCGGGGTGTGATAATTTTATTGGGTTGCGGTGTAAGTAGCGTTCCATCAAGGTCTATGGCGAGTAGGCGGTACACGAGTTGCTCCTGAGCTGTTATTTATTCTCTGTTTCCATCAGTATATCTAGCTTGGCTGTCGTCTTGCAAATTAATCTTCGCTCGAAAGTATTGCCAGATCGTTCCGGCATATCGCGCAGGTGCAATTATTCTCTTCAATCGGCTGTTGACCTCCAATTGGAGCCAGGATATGATCGATGATAGACGACCAGAAATAAAATTTCGCCTGCACATTACTGGTGGTAACAAACTTCTCCAGTAGCTCAGCAAGCTGTGGGTCCCAACTATGCAGATCTGAAAGCATTCTTTTGCTGCTCACCCACCATCTCCTTTGAAGCTGATAGTGGT from Ktedonobacteraceae bacterium carries:
- a CDS encoding PLP-dependent aspartate aminotransferase family protein, yielding MKRSDDSTWTLDTLLVHGGKSVANASNPIVPTTQPIYASTTYLQANAEALDQAFTGRLSNGEEAYVYARQGNPNAQALENTLARAEKGAGAVVFASGMAAIHAALLTAGLAPGAKILAAQDLYGPTIGLMRTIFKPVGVDVQLRDLCCAQAGDIIREEQPDVVYVETISNPLTRVTDLAAISAAAHEVGAVSIVDSTFTTPYLVQPITLGFDLVVHSATKYFGGHGDSTAGVIVSARNAQVEQLRGYATMLGAMLSPFESFLIARGLKTLTLRMERHCTNALQVAQFLQAHPAVERVYYPGLPNHPQHELASQMLRSQRFGGLLAFELKSQSRDAAYRFMDSLKLCLPATTLGDVYTEVSYPPMSSHRNLTPAERQHIGISDGCIRLSAGIEDVGDIISDLDQALEKLSV
- a CDS encoding redoxin domain-containing protein, giving the protein MSNTNQPLIEVGQIIPAFTLPGADGMPHSPWDYKQREHLVLLITRSSTTGETRGLLRAFAQHYAEFREEDCSILAISPDTVITNLQTQEDLKLPFALLADPAGEVISRYTFWEGKAETIRPSIVLADRYSALYQQWIADDEASLPSIEELLDALRYLNRLCTP
- the tdh gene encoding L-threonine 3-dehydrogenase; this encodes MEGTMMAALKAEAAPGATVALVDIPRIGPRDVLVKVKAASICGTDMHIYEWDAWAQSRMTTPRIFGHEFAGEIVEVGDEVTQLVPGDFVAAETHITCGHCYQCRTGQAHVCQNVQIIGVDRDGAFAQYIAIPESVAWKTGKEIDHKVASIQEPFGNAVHATFAGEIADQTVAVIGCGPIGLWAVGLSRVSGSSTIFAIEPNHKRLEIAMKMGADYVINPREVDPVQKVLDVTGGLGVDVVLEMSGNPLAIRQGFKMLRSGGRVSLLGIPSRMVELDLANDIIFKGATVLGISGRRIFDTWYRTRRILEGGQLDLKQVITHTLPFEQIHEAMEIMKSGDCGKIVLTFD
- a CDS encoding glycine C-acetyltransferase, producing the protein MDKLQQYLKGELDGLRAKGVFSLPRELETEQKATVIIDGHEVITLSSNNYLGLTVHPRLKELAIAAIERYGVGSGSVRTIAGTMSLHNELEEKLARFKHTEASLTFQSGYATNLGVISALMQEGDMIISDELNHASIIDGIRLCKAPRKVYPHKDMAGLRRALEESKGANKVMVVTDGVFSMDGDIAPLPEIVELAEEYGAFVMVDDAHSSGVLGKNGRGSVNHFGLDGRVALQVGTLSKAIGALGGYVACSKDARDFLLQRARPVLFSTSHPPSVVATCIGAIDILEEDNSLVERLWENTAFFKRGLEQLGFNTGRSETPITPVIVGEGALAMQFSRRLFEEGVFAQGIVYPTVPADKCRVRTIVTALHTRDELTKALDIFEKVGKELKII
- a CDS encoding Cof-type HAD-IIB family hydrolase, whose amino-acid sequence is MYRLLAIDLDGTLLTPQPNKIITPRTRQALFRAAEAGITIVIATGQNLAVLRSVCGELPLQGPQIIENGAVIADLQGNIYHEKPFPTEYILPVLDTLRGLGFYRAYHTIHRVYVDKNTPRARNWYRPPVPPAIEVEDVASLYPLQCVKLVGVGEESKIRGKRPELERLFEGKLYVTQSSFDLIEFLHPSVSKGNALKVIAADLHIPPEEIVAFGDNHNDIGMLQFAGLGIAMGNAHEEVKKQADYVTASNAEEGVAQAIEALILSKII